The stretch of DNA TgattttctctttgcagttgTGGTTCTTACCACAGGGTGAGCTCAGGGAGGTCTGTACCCAGTTCTCTTCCAGCCTGGCACTTTTCCTGTCCTCTATTGGGAGGCCATATTTCACAGTAGTACCTAATATCTGCTTGCTTTCCCAGTAGGCAGTTAACCATCCAAACCACACTATGGTGAAGACATTAAGTAGGCAGAGGTATGTAACTGTAATTAggctcagagaagaaaaacaattaccaTAGCTTAAGCTAAGGTGCCATCATTAGCATTTTGAATGGACTGGATAATGATGTTGCTATTGTGATAGTTGTATTTCCAATTTAACTAGTTATTTCGGATCCAGGTTATTAATAAACAACAAGGTCTTTTGGGCCTTGCCATCTTGATTCATTGAAAGAGTGTTTTCAATTGAaagtggcagctgctgcaggtcaGAACTCAGCAATCTGTTGTAAACCCATccacaccagcagcttcagcaaAGCAGGAGCAGTTGCAACACAGCTCCCAAGTTCATTTCTGTCACCTCTGCTTtgagagcagcagcctgcagggcAGGAGTTAACACAGGCAGCTCTTGGAAATagagcctggagctgctgaggagCTTCTGCAGGCATTTAGGGCTGAGGGCTTACATGGAGGCAGATCAGTAGTCCTCAGAAGCCACCTGTGGGTTGCTACAGGATTCCCACAAGAACTGGGGTGTTTGcattctgcaaaaaaaaaaaaagcagcatgacTTGCAGCAAAGCTGCTCCACACACACCTGTGAGCAGGAAAATGGAGCTTGGGTTTCTGAAAACATACCCCATGCCACCACAGCAGGAATTTGAGCCTGAGTGCTCAGGACTCACTGTGGTTTCTGCCTTGGAGAGCAAGGGAGGCAGTGACAAGGATGAGACCCGGTAGTGCTGCTTGGGAAGCTGCTCATCTCTAGCTAAAAGACATTTCAATGCAAGATGCTAAATTGCTATTTAATTAAATAACACAGCGGTGCCCAAGGCACACGTCTCCACGGCCTTCTGGTGGCTTCAGCTGTATGATGTGGATTTTTTCTTGTGGGCTGACCAAGTTTGTACTTGAGGACACAGCAGATTTCGAAGAAAAAGTGAATGGGACAGCCTGCATCTCTCAGATCTATTGTTTCAGGCTCTCTGCATGCTCAGGAAGACATCAGTTACACAAGTCACTTCTGACTTTTCTCTAAATCCCCCAAACTCTGAAGTGCAATACATTGGAGTGAACCCCTGGGCTCTGATCTCATCATGAGACTCAGGGAACTGAAGCCTGGTTAGGTTTTACTTTGGCCCAAACAGAGCCCACGCAAGATATTTTACCAACAACCAAACCACCAACTCCATGCCCTGAAGTATTTACAGTCTCAATTAACCTTTACTCAATAATTCCTCATTTGGTACCTGTTGCAGTTGTGGCCCTGCTGTTAGCACAAAGGTTGAACTTGGCTATGTAGACACAATTTGTGCCTGGTCTCAGGTGGATACTGACCTCTCTGTCCCCTCTTTCTTGCTGGGACTGCAGAGGCCTCAGTGCTTTAAACCAGTTCTCTGTGATGGCCCTTCTGGGACCACTCATACCTGGAGCAATGGGGAGGAAAGTCAAAGCTCTCAACCCTAGTCCCTTTCTGTAAGGACAGTGGGACATCCTCTCTTCTAAGACACTCATGATAAAATCATCATCCACAGTGACAATGAAGTGCCTGGATGGTGCAGAAAGCTCCGAGACGCTGCTGAGAGATGGGTAGTCTGCTTTCAATAGGGAATGAAGTGATCCCTGAGACAGACTCGATTTTTCacttgcagcagcagaggagcctATGCTTCACTGCTGTGTGATGAGAAGAAAAGTTCAGCAGTACAATGGGAAATGCTTTACTGAGCCAACTTTGTtcagaagcaattaaaaatgaGGTCTTTCTATTCTCTGCGCAGCCCGATGTCCCTGCGTGTCATGTGGTTCAGGGCATTCTTTCCAGCTCCTTTCATGGCACAAACAAGTTAGGATGTTAACTGCACACTCCTCCTCTTGAGGGTTTGCTGGAGAAGAGAtgctgagcagctctgggggGGTGTGAGCAAACCCAGCaccctgctcctggcagctggGAGGGGGTGTGAGATCCAGCAGTGACCACCCGACGCGTTCCATGAGGGACAGGAGCTTCCCGAGGCGACTCtccccctcttcctcccctcGCCTGGGGGagaagcacagagagaaaacagtgtTGGGTGAACGGAGCCTCCACCAAGCTGCATTGGGCTGGAGAACAGGGTCACTTTTGGAGGAGATTTCCTTTTGTTGAATGATACTAGTCACAGCGTGGTGtgtggcagggagcagggaggcaAGGGGGTAATCTGCTAACAATAAAAGCGAGGTGGCTGACTGCCACTCCGCACTGCAAACTCTCCAGCCCCTGTGTCCATGCATTTCCTGGAACGTGGACAAGGCCACACAGCTTCAATCCACCAAAGACAACAGCCAGTAAATAAGCCATGTTGCTGTGTAGTCTCCTCTGAGTGACAAGAGTCAGAGATTCATTTGTTTCcatggagagaaaaaggaacaagggaaaaaaacaaccccaccaGAATCTCTTCATCAGGGTGGGAAGTGAGTAAAGGGTCTCTCCTGGGTACCACAGCCAGCACCTCCACGTCCATCAGCCCCTGGTTTCCTCCCAGAAAGCAGCCTTTAAAAGCTTGATGTGGAGACCAGGAAACTATCTCAGTAAAGGGATGGTTAAATGCTGTCTTCAACTCGTGTCTTGTTATTTATTTAGTTCATCATCTTCTGCTCCAAAGGGAGAAACAAATGGGGTTTAGGGGAATATTtccactgacaaaaaaaaaaaatctagcagtGGGTCTGTGTTTTTCTCCACAACTGCAGcaaggggtgaggagggggaggaaaagtgTGTGCTGGGATTTCTCTCGTTCCGGTTCCTTGGGAGGAACAGCCCCAAGCTGCAGTTCTGGCTCTGGAGGAAACATCTGTGGCTGTGGCCATGTTCCTCAGGCAAACATGCCCCCTCTTTGAGGCAGGCTGTTGTGTActaatgcttttatttcctcattGCCAACTATTAAAGATTATCTCCCTCCAAGAAAAATGCCCCATTTCCCATGTTTTCATGTGTAACGTCCGTGGTGTCTGCTATAAACATCATGAAGCGTTTCCCTGCCCCTACACTGACATAGGTAGAAAAGTCACTGCTTTTCATCTTTCAAAAGCACTGCAGAAATGTTTAGGGTCGTGTATCCTGTCATTGTTCTGGGCTGGGCATCCCACTGAAGTCACTGGGAGAAATGAGTTCAGGATACAAACCTATCTAGTCAATCTTTACAACGGCCCCGGTGACATCCACGTTTTACAGGAGATGGCTCCTGATAGACGAGCTCCAACTGGTAATTCCCACCACTTTGGAAAACAACTGGAGAGAACAGACTAGAAACTCATccaaaaacccaccccaaaataaccccacaGCTTTGTAGCCTTTGGACTTGTCTATGTAACAGGTACCTGATGTCCCAGACGGGCATCTTGTTGTTTCCCAAGGGAGAGGTACAGCACTGTGCTCACTCTGCCTCCTCTTCCCATACAGCCTTCCAGCCAAAGCTCTCTCACTCTGTGGGACAAGACATGAAGTAGAAACAGGGGCACTATTCCCAAAACATGCCTCCTCCAGAGGTCTGGCAGGTCACAGAAGGATATTACAGTCCACCCATCCCATGCAGGAACATGCAGAGCTAAAGCAGGATCATTTTCTTTAGGGAATAAGGTAAACATCCAggataggaggaaaaaaaacagccagggaaagaagggaaacaTTCATGAACTGAATTCTACATCTCTAGGTGTTCTGTATCCATTGCTGCCACTCCTTAGTATTTTTGAGTGAATAATGGTTCAGACAAGAGCAATACTTACATTTTCCAGAGGGAGATCGAGTTTTCAGGGTGTTTCCAGGCACCTGCACTGCTCCCACTCCAGACTGTGGCCTTTCCATCTCTGAAGGAGGCAATTACTGGAGCATTTggtctgcagcagcttctttaCCACAAGAGAGAAACAATTGCTGGAGCAAGTTGTGCTCCAAGTGAGCTCTCAGTACTATGAGTCCCTGCAAACCTTTCCAGCCCCTATCATCTTGTTTTCCCAGGTGTGCCTgcttattttttcagtaattaGCCTGAAGCTGAGCTGAGCCACAGAACTGCACTTTCAGTACTATTCTGGGTTTTTCTACTCCTGCTGCTTTAAATAAAGAACAGCCTATGTTCAGGCTCATGTATTTACACCAGGGTACGAGCTGCTCAAGTAACACAACACTGCCAGTGTCGCTGCACCCCTCTCTATGATAAGCAGAGATGGTTTGATCTCTAGGATTGTCATTTACTCTCTGGTGCTTGTACCAGCATCCTGCAGGCTGCTTCTTGAGGTTACTCAGAGGACCTGCAAGAAGTGTTTGAGAGGAGGAGGTTCACATTTTCTATACAGGAATCtacctctgatttttttttctggaggctCTGTTCCTTCCTTGCCAGTGTTTAGCTTAAGATTGGGGTTAAAACACTTATCAGGTGTTTGATGGATCAGAGCAACCTGTGATAATGGGAATTGCCTGTGCAAACAGACAGATCTCCAACCCAGGAGCTCAGCAAGGTTTAGTTCCTTCTGTTGTCTTTCCTTAATAACATTCTGATTTAAGTTTCTTACTGGGTAAGAGGAATACTGACAGTAAAAGTCACTTTAAAAACCAGCTGAGCTGCATGCCTTTCCTCACTTGTTGAGCCCATCTGATAATTGTTTCAATGAAAAACATCAGCTCAGGATTACAGAGCCTCTGCTTGCACTTGAGGCAACTCCTGCTCATCAGGGAGTCTCCTTTAGCCAGGCCCACACTCACCTGCAGCAGGTATTTTGTCCCTTAGGATGAGTCGAGTGGCAAAGATGAGCAAATGTGAAGCCCACAGAAGCATCCCAGCACTGTCTTTTCCCACAAAGGCTGGTGTCAGGCAGCAGTGGTGCTTGTAAACATGCATGGGAAGGGAACAAATGTTCAGGTGTGGCCTTCCAAAAGTGCTTCAGAGACACAGAAATCAAAGTCCCCTTTTCAAGTGAAAAGAGCTGTGAGTCAGATCCCCCAAGGTATACAGGTCCTAAACTACCTGGTTTTCAGGGAAAAATCAGGCACCTAATAATTCTGATAGATCTGAGCCTTTATCTGCTATGAAGCTGATACCAAACTCAGAACCTGGCCTCCCAATTACTCATTTAACATTCAAAGTCCCTGTTCCCACCAGTTCAGCCTCCAGTACACCCAGTTTTCTGCAAGTCTGAGTAACCAACCCCATCTGAGAGCATTGTGTGCTGGGTTTTTGCATTCCCAAGCTACTTCATGTTATCCTGTGCCCAAATATCCCCGTCTGTCCTATCTGGATGTGGAACACACCTGGTCCAGAGCTGTCCTGTGCAAGAGTGTTGCTGGCAGGTTCCATCACCAATATCATGATGCTAAACCCGAAAAGCGGCTTCACCTTCGGAGCTCCGGATgccagaagaggaaaggaataaataaataaaagaaacaaaacctttaACACTCACCCTGTGGAGAACAGGTCAGAAACCTCCCGAACCGGACGGGTTTTAAGCCTAATTCGGGGTAAATCGGGGCTgggccgggagcggggccggggcgcgggACGTGCCGGGCTGCCGCCGCCAGGTGGCGCTGCCGCCAAGGGAACGGCGTCGCCGCCCCCCCGCAAACCCCGACCCTCCAACCCCGACCCCCCCTAAAGCCCCCGCACGGATCCCCCCAAACCCCGACCCTCCAACCCCGACCCCCCCTAAAGCCCCCGCACGGATCCCCCCAAACCCCGACCCTCCAACCCCGACCCCCCCTAAAGCCCCCGCACggatccccccaaaccccaacccTCCAACCCTGAACCCCCCTAAAGCCCCCTCACGGATCCCCCCAAACCCCGACCCTCCAACCCCGAACCCCCCTAAAGCCCCCACACGGATCCCCCAAAACCCTAACCCGCCCCCAAAGCCCCGGCACAGATCCCCCCAAACCCTGAGCCCCCAACCCTGACTCCCCCCAAAGCCCTGGTATGGATCTCTCCAAaccctgacccccccaaccCTGACCCCCTCCAAAGCCCCAGCATGGATCCCCCCAAACCCCGACCCTCCAACGCCGACCTCCCCCAAAGCCCCCACGTGGATTCTCCCAAACCCTGACCCCTCCCAAACCCTGACcttccccaaaccccccaaCCGCGACCCCCCTAAAAGCCCCCGCACGTATCCCCCCAAACTCTGACCTCCCACAAAGCCCCCACATGGATCCTCCCAAACTGACCCTCCCAAACTCTGACCCCCAAAGcccaaccccccaaatcccGACCCCTCCAAAGCCCCCGCACAGATCCCCCCAAACCTTGACCCCCAAACTCTGACCCCCAAACCCCGACTCCCCAAACTCCaacccccccaaagcccctgcATGGATCCCCCCAAACCCTGACTCCTGCCAAACTCTGACCCCCAAACCCTGACCCCCCAAACCCagaccccccccaaaaccccaacatCCCTGAACCCCGACCTTCAAAACCTCACCCCTCCCAAATCCCCCGGAGCAGATCCCCCCAGCTGCCTGTCCAGCGGCTCCACGGTGCATGTCCCTGCCTTGGGATCCCTGCACACTCCGTGCTGCCTCACCCTGTGACCCCACACTGAGCCATCACTCCCACCCCACTGTGAGCAGCCCTTTGGACAGAAGCTGAGGCAGGTGAGCTCTGTGGTAGCCCTGCAAGGATGGGAGGAAGCCCCCCAGAGAGAAGGGTCAAGGCTGCCACACTACATCTCGCCATCCAGATCCTCACTATGGCACAGCACGGCCCTGGATGCAGCAAACCCAGAGACACCCCTTGTTTCTAAGCCAGGGGTGTGTTGTGTCAAATCCAGCTGAAGCCACCAAACCTTGTCTCTCATCATGCTCCAAAATTTCAGTCCTGGAGAACACTTATGGGCCTGCACTGGACATCTGCATTGGGAAACTCTTTGCTACAGTAGAAACACCCCAAAATAGACTCCAAATAAAACTGGTGCTATTTCACCCATGGATTGGGAAGTAGGCAGTGAGAGCAGACCACTGACACTGAACTGAGCCATAGCAGCTGACCATGGTCAGGTCTGGGCTCTTATGTGAGCAAATACCATGTTTCTGAGCAAGCCCACGTCTCATCTCCTCTTATAGGGCTCCCACAGCATCTCTAAGCAAGCTCATTTGTCCTCTGCTCCGACCAGAGCCCAACAGACCCTTCAAACATATGAGCAGAGCTTGTACAAAGGGGTCGCTTGTGACAGCAGATAGTTTTCTTGCCATCCCCTGGGACAATATATTCAGGGGAAAATCAAGTTTGTCTTGTGCAGAAGAAGGACTGGGGGCAGGAGCCTGTGGGGTTTCATCCTCTCCTCCCTGGTGTAGGTGTCTGAGATGGAGAGCTGTCTGTTTAGACTGCGCTCACTGGCTTGAGGAATATGTGGCGTCCACGGTATGTGGTGGTTCTGTTTTTCCAGGTTTGGAAACCGATgggagggagaaaaatgaaTCATGTCAGCCTTTCTTAGGGACCAGATATCAAACCCCTTCAAGCAAGACCTGAGGCTTGCAAGGtgcctgcagaggctgagctggggaggCATCATTGCTGCAGCAAACAAGCGAGTCTAAAATTCGTCTGAAGGATGAAAATGAACTTTAGAAGTGACAGTGAGATTTCAAGGAAGAAACACTTGTCAGAGGCTGAACTCCTCACCCTGGACCTTTATCTCAGCCACACCTAGCACAGATATTTGCTTTGGGAGGCAAAAAACCCTCAGTTTTCAGCCTGTGTGGCAAATGGACTTCTCACCGCCATCAGCGACGGGCCATGGCTTGGTGATGCAGGGAAGGATCAGCCCATGAAGGCACAAAACCAGGGAAACTTCAATCAATACTGCATGCTGTTGATAGCTTAAACAGACATACtctcaccaaaaaaaccccaaccacaaaaaccaccaaaccccCCCCCAACCACCCCCAAAACAGCAAAACCCACCACTCTGAGACAGGCCTCCACCAACTCCAACAAAGCCTTTCCTACCTGCCTTAATTAAAAGCATAATtagatttgttgttgttgttaccaGCTaactttgcttttaattaagCTGACTACACACAGCTGGGCTAATTAGTGTGCAGTAACCTAATTTCCCTATATAAAGACAGAAACACACAGCCGAGTAATGAGATTAATTCGCGTGCATCTACTTTTGACCGTGCGTGTGTGTTGGTAGCGGGAGCGTTGCTACAGACATATTGGGCCACGGATTAAAGCCAAATTTCCAGGATATGGCAGGATGCTTCATTAGATCAAATTAACCAAAActctgcaggaaaagacctgttGTTTTGTGATGAGCTGGATTTGTTTCTCCACTGCCTCCACTCCCGTCACTGCGGATTTATGGCTGCTCAGCATAGGACGGGATGGGTGCAGGAGTTGAGCTACGCTGTGGTTATAGATCTGATTCATATTTCAATTATTGATGTTATTAATTACATTTATAGTTATTAGAACGTTAATATTATTCCTATTTCACCCCGCCGGGACTTTCCACGCTTCCCTCACCGCCGCTGGTACCAGCGGAGGCTCCGCGGGGATGCGCGGTTCGGGCTGCCTGTGTCCCTCCCAagttggaggaggaggaggaggagagaagaagagCCGCCGGCTCCATCCCTGTAGCCACACGCCTTCTTTCCGAGGCAAACACCGCCTTTCGCTTCCTCCTTGcggggcggggtggggggggaatcAAATCATCATCATaacaaagataaaaacaaaaatcgCCTCCGCTTTTCCGCGTTTGATTCTCTACATTTGAAAGATTTCCGCGCAGCGAAGGGGGTGACCAGCGCGGGACACAGcaccccccaaaaaagcccCTTTCGGGTCTGCACCGAGATGGGGAATCACTGCGGCGAACGCCCGGAGGTTTGCGGCCGTCGGGGCGGTGCGGGACGGGAGATCCGCGGCTTTTCCGCGCACTGCGGAGCTCTCCCCGCAGCCCGAGCGAGGCCACAGACTCCTCAGATAGAGAATTAACGCGTGTTACACCGTTTATTTGCTGCTCATACAATCGTGAAGCCCATGTACAAATACCATACACGTTTTATTTCGGGtcgatttttttgtttgtttgttttccttcagggACAAAAACGTAcagaaaagggcagggagggggaaaaaataaacgAACCCACATAATTACAATTCTATACAGTgcagaaagaattaaaataggTGTCACCGAACTGTACAAAGTCagggtggggaaaaaatagagaggagggggaaaagggaggggaataATCcttcattatatatatatttctataaaaACATATGGAGGTTTGTCTTTACACAGAGACCATGATTGGTTTACAATTTACAAAggttaactaaaaaaaaaaacccaaaaatctaTATGGCAAATATTGCCAACAGAGATTCACCGATTTAATACTGATCAACTGAGACTGCTCGGGTCTCCATTATTAGCAACAACGACCAACAAAAATATATGTAGAATAAATAACAGAATGAGCACGGCTGCCTCTTTTCAAAGTGCCTTATTCTCTCTGCgcagggcctgatcctgcagTCTTTATGCacgcaaaaaaaaaaggaagaatattaataggtaaaaaaaaagtccctctaagagattttttttcttcccgcTGGGTGTTtgcagggggggaaaaaaggaaaaataaggtaATTTTCGGGCTCGAGTGAGACGGGATCGATGGGGCTGGGGCGGGAGGAGCCGGCGGCGCGGCCGCTTGTCCCCGCGGTGCAGCGCGGAGGGGCCGCGGGATGCGCCGGTTCGGGGGTCAGGGTCTTTTGCAGCCCCCCTCCAAACCCGCTCCGTCCCCGCGCCCGCCAGCCGGGCCGCTGGCATCGCTCGCTGCCCATTAAAAACTGGAAGTAGCCACGGgtttggtgaaaaaaataatagccACGAACAAAAAGAAGCGTCAAAACCTCATTTGCCGAACCCAAACTGGCAGTCGGGGTTTTtggagagggatggggagggtcTGCTTTGGCTTTCTTCTCAACCCAGCCCCAAACGATGAAGCAGAAGAAGAAGGCAGAGACGGTGTGTGATGAAGACCCGGGCTGGAGGCCGGGTCCGGCCGATGCTCAGCTGCGGGGCAGGCTCAGCCCCGGGGCCGCAGCCCCGCTCCCCTGCTTATACCTCCAGTCTGCAGAGCCCCCTTTTCCATCGAGAGGGTCCTGGGGGGTGATTTGGGGCCCGGCTCAGGCCTCGCCTGCCCCAGGAGGTGTTTTTTTCCACCCCGTATCACATAACGCACGGCTTGATGTCCTGGTATGTCACTTGTTGGTGGTAATAGGAGCCGCTGCCCGCTGAATGCATGGAGGAGGAGGCCATGGCGTTGAAAGAGAAGACGAATTCCTTTCTGTCGCACATGCTCGGAGACTGGGAGTGATACCGCGGGATGCCTGCGGGACGGGGAGAGATGGTCACCAGCGGAATTAGGTTTAGTAGAGGAACGGGCGAAACCCGCCGTCTGGCTGCAAATAAAACCCCCGCACGAACTAAAACCCAAACCCTGAGCAGCCCCCGGGTCTCGGCGCGGAACTGGGTACATTTTTGCGTTCACACGGGCAATCCCGGGGCTCCGCAGGCGCGGACAGGTGCGGTGGAAGAACTCCCGCAGCCCCGGGATGCCGCGGCCCAGGACCACTTCCAGGAGACGGCATTCGGGTTGTTTGGAAaagggttttggggtgtttttttccccgtTTTGCTTTCTGGAAGGTGCCCACTGCTTTATTCAAAGCCTCCACCCGCTCGGGGTGCGGAGCGCggtgcggagcggggccgcaCGTTCGTGCACCGGGGCCGGCGGCCGAGGCCGGGAGGAGAAGTCGAAGGCGAAAGGCCGCCGGGAGAGGGGCTGGTCCTTTCGCTTCTGCCTCCAACTTGGGACATCAAATCGGCCGGTAAATCTGGGACGTGCTGGTGGGGGGCAGCGCCCGTCCGAGCACCGCGCTCCCCGCCGCTCCGGCGCCGTTAATTTGGGTGTTAATCCGGAGCATTTCGGTTAAGGCCTCAGGCGGGGCCCGGTGGCTCCTGGGGACGGATTTTCGCTCCGTTTGCCAGCGGATCTGGGTGCGCTCACTCGCAACCGGGACCGACTCGCTGCTGGGAGGCTGCTCGCCGGTCCCAGCCCGGCCCGGTCCTGTCCCCGGGCTCGGCCGCTCCGCACCGACCCGACTGATGCTCTTTCCCCatttctcttcatgtttttGACCCGCTCCCGCTCCGTTTCACACCCGTTCCTGCCAGGCATCTCCCGCTCCCCACAAGGCCCGGGGGTGATGCGCAAGGACCCCTAAAACCTGCCCTTTCACCCGGCCACGGGTTCCAGGACTCCACGCCCCGAGGTGAATTTGGGCCACAGGAGGAAGCCCAGGGCCGGCCTCGTCCCTCCCAAGGCCTCCTCCCGGCCAAAACACCATCTCCCCCCGCTCCAGGAGCCAGGGCCAATCTACCCCCGGCAGCTCCATCCCGGGGTCGGGGCTGCGGGGCAGGGGGCGGTGCGGGGGGCCCGGGCCACCGACTTCCGCAcgggcagaggagcagagggtGGAGGGAAGCGATGGGCCTGGAAAATACAACCCCGAGAGGAGCTGATACCAGGGATGGGAGCGGATGGATGGCGGACACTCCAGTGGGGAACCCTCCCCCTCCGCTTTTCTCCCTCTGCACACCGCCGGGTCCCGATGGTGGTGGAAGCCCCCTCGGACCCATCCCTGGCCTCCCCTTTCCGCAGCTCCCCGCCTGTCAGAGCTCACCAGCCCCAGGCCCGGGGCTGCCCTGGCCgcagagcagagcctggggGAGCGGAGCCCTGTCCCGGCGGCTGCCAGCCCCGCAGCGGCGGCGAGCCCCGATGGGTGCCCCCGGGAAGAGAGGCGAGGAGCCGGGGGGACCGGGGGTCTCCTCTTTGGGGAGTGCGTTAAAACCGTTCACGAAGTGAGGAGGCCACCTGTCCGGCAGCCCCCGTCCGACCCCCGCGGTGACCGTCTCGCGTCTCTCCCACGCGTGTCCGCGCCTTACCTTGCAGCTCGGCGGTGTTGTGGCTGTTCTGGTGCAGGTAGGACTGGTCGAGGGAGTGCGTGGAAAGGCTGGAGGAGAGCGGGTTGGCCGTAGGGTTgcagggagagaggggctgCTGTTTGATGTAGGACGCGCCGGTGTTCAAGGCCGCCGAGGCGGAGGGAGCCCACGCCGAGGCCGAGCTGGAGTAAACCGAGTGGGGCTCCATCACGCCGCCTCCGGAGAGCAGCGGGGAGGCGGGCACGGAGCTCTCGTGGTGCGGGTAGTCCCCTGCCGAGGAGCCGGTACAGCCGCCCATGTAGGAATGCCCACCGTTGGCGGGCAGGTGGGGCACGGAGTGTCCCGGCAGGCCCATCCCTTCCACGTTGCTGGACAAATGCCCGTTCATCATCCCCAAGCCCCCTTCGAGGGAGAGGCTGTTGGGGGGGCAGGAGAGCCCGCCGGCCGAGCCCTGGAAGCCGTAGCTCTCGGGGAGGTGGTTGAAGCTGAGCCCGTTCATCATGCTGTACATGGGCTTCAGCGCCTGGCATTTCCTCCTGAAACCGCGCGGTCGGCGGCGAAACGAGCCCTCCTCGAACATGAACTCGCTGGCCGGGTCGATGGTCCAGTAGTGGCCCTTGCCCGGCCGTCCCAGCCCCTTGGGCAGCTTGATGAAGCACTCGTTGAGCGAGAGGTTGTGGCGCACCGAGTTTTTCCAGCCCTGGTAGGAGCCGCGGAAGAAAGGAAAGCGGCTCTGTAAGAATTGGTAGATCTCGCTGAGGGTCAGGCGTTTGGAGGGCGAGCTCTGGATGGCCATGACGATGAGGGCGATGTAAGAATAAGGTGGTTTCTCCGGCCTCCGGATCCCCGCGTTGGTCTTTTTCGCCTTGGGaccgccgctgcccgccgcgccgccgctgcccggAGCGCTGCCGGTCGCCCCTCCGGGCGCCGCGGAGGCGGCGTCCATGGCCGAGCTCTGCGGCTGCTTCTCGGCCACGGAGGACATGGGGCCGTAGCTGCTCTGCACcggaggaggagggggctgagaGGACAGAGCCTGCTGCGCTTCTGCAGTCATCTACGGCCAGGTCCGCGGCGGCCAGCCCCGGCCCTCCTCCGCCACCCTCCCCCACGCGCCCCCCCAAAAGGCCACGCTGCTGGGGGCTCGCCGCCACTCACCCCTCCACACACTCCCA from Colius striatus isolate bColStr4 chromosome 14, bColStr4.1.hap1, whole genome shotgun sequence encodes:
- the FOXF1 gene encoding forkhead box protein F1; translated protein: MTAEAQQALSSQPPPPPVQSSYGPMSSVAEKQPQSSAMDAASAAPGGATGSAPGSGGAAGSGGPKAKKTNAGIRRPEKPPYSYIALIVMAIQSSPSKRLTLSEIYQFLQSRFPFFRGSYQGWKNSVRHNLSLNECFIKLPKGLGRPGKGHYWTIDPASEFMFEEGSFRRRPRGFRRKCQALKPMYSMMNGLSFNHLPESYGFQGSAGGLSCPPNSLSLEGGLGMMNGHLSSNVEGMGLPGHSVPHLPANGGHSYMGGCTGSSAGDYPHHESSVPASPLLSGGGVMEPHSVYSSSASAWAPSASAALNTGASYIKQQPLSPCNPTANPLSSSLSTHSLDQSYLHQNSHNTAELQGIPRYHSQSPSMCDRKEFVFSFNAMASSSMHSAGSGSYYHQQVTYQDIKPCVM